One window of Gavia stellata isolate bGavSte3 chromosome Z, bGavSte3.hap2, whole genome shotgun sequence genomic DNA carries:
- the ELAC1 gene encoding zinc phosphodiesterase ELAC protein 1 — MSMDITFLGTGSAYPSPTRGASALVLRREGECWLFDCGEGTQTQFMKSHLKAGRITKIFITHLHGDHFFGLPGLLCTLSLQSSPDSNKPPVDIYGPLGLRNFIWRSMELSHSQLLFPYTVHELVPTRDQCPAEEFREFYSLDRDEVSPQGARGRILHLDPVENSYLLVEDEQLVLKAFRLFHRIPSFGFMVEEKPRTGKLNVQKLKDLGVQPGPLYGKLKNGTAIVLENGVTISPSDVLEDPIPGRKICILGDCSGVVGDAAVKLCCEADVLIHEATLDDTQEEKAREHGHSTPKMASDFAKLCKVKKLVLTHFSQRYKPAAQGGEGDMDVTELKRQAESVLGGQEVTLAEDFMTIEIPLKK; from the exons ATGTCGATGGATATAACTTTCCTCGGCACAGGCTCAGCATATCCCTCTCCGACAAGAGGAGCATCGGCGTTAGTGCTTCGCAGGGAAGGAGAGTGCTGGCTCTTCGACTGCGGAGAGGGAACTCAAACACAATTCATGAAGAGCCATCTCAAAGCAG GCAGAATTACCAAGATTTTCATAACGCACCTTCACGGCGACCACTTTTTTGGACTGCCTGGCCTGCTGTGTACACTTAGCCTCCAAAGCAGCCCTGACTCAAACAAACCACCTGTTGATATTTATGGACCATTAGGACTGCGAAACTTCATATGGAGGAGTATGGAGCTCTCCCACTCACAGCTTCTCTTTCCCTACACTGTTCATGAACTGGTACCAACACGGGACCAGTGCCCCGCAGAAGAATTCAGAGAGTTTTATTCCTTGGACAGAGATGAGGTATCTCCCCAGGGAGCACGAGGGAGAATACTCCACCTGGATCCGGTAGAAAACTCTTACTTGCTGGTTGAGGATGAGCAGCTAGTTCTGAAAGCATTTCGCCTATTTCACCGCATTCCTTCCTTTGGCTTTATGGTGGAAGAGAAGCCCCGGACCGGAAAACTCAACGTACAGAAACTGAAAGACCTTG GAGTTCAACCAGGTCCTTTATATGGGAAACTGAAGAATGGAACAGCAATTGTTCTAGAAAACGGAGTAACAATTTCTCCTTCGGATGTCTTAGAAGACCCTAttcctggaagaaaaatttgcattttgggGGATTGTTCAGGGGTGGTTGGAGACGCGGCCGTGAAGCTTTGCTGCGAAGCGGATGTACTGATACATGAAGCCACGCTGGACGATACCCAAGAGGAAAAGGCCAGGGAGCATGGTCATAGCACTCCAAAAATGGCATCGGATTTTGCAAAACTGTGCAAAGTTAAGAAACTGGTTTTGACTCACTTCAGTCAGCGGTATAAAccagctgctcagggaggtgaGGGAGATATGGACGTCACCGAACTGAAGAGACAGGCAGAGTCAGTGTTAGGTGGTCAAGAAGTAACACTAGCTGAGGATTTTATGACAATAgaaattccactgaaaaaatag